In the Populus nigra chromosome 2, ddPopNigr1.1, whole genome shotgun sequence genome, aggTTCCTAATTATACCACACATAAAAGCTACTCTAAACagggaaattttattttttcacaagaTTTGGTCCTTGTGTGTGAATTGGTAATCCTTCTCATTTTCTTGCATGGGTTAGTGGCATGATTTGATCTATGAATAAGACTAAAAGCTTGAACAAGCGATCTCTTCTTTAAATGGATTTTTCTTTCTACCTCTAATTGTTCTTTCTGTTGAGAATTTTGATTGTAGTTGTTCTTTTCAGGGGGACGTGATTGTGAGCTTTGACGATGTTCATGTGGGGTGTGAAGGAACAGTGCCATTTCGATCAAATGAGCGCATTGCATTCCGTTATCTTATTAGTCAAAAGTAAAGGGCGTAATTCtagtttgtttctttatttcagGCTTGGAATTTTCTTTCAGTCTCTTCATAACCTTGTTCCTGCCTTTTCTTCTTTGAACATCCATATAATCAATGTTCTTTGGGCTTCATACTTTTCCATTATataatgaataatgtttttatacaGATTCGCAGGCGATGAAGCAGAGCTTGGCATAATTAGAGCTGGGTCATTCATGAAAGTTCAAGTAGTTCTTAATCCTCGAGTGCATTTGGTATGCCATTAGAATCCTGGCTCTGTACATTATATTCGAGTTATTGTACCAGATTAATTTCAGATTTAGATGTCAACAAATTTGGATTCATATCTTCTTGCTTCAAGGTTCCATATCATGTTGATGGGGGTCAGCCTTCGTATTTAATAATTGCTGGTTTGGTGTTTACTCCCCTTTCAGAACCACTGATAGAGTATGTTATACTTCCAGGCACTCAGTAATGTAATAACCCGTTCGTTTATAATAGTATTCTTTCTGTAAGTAATATGCTAATGCGTGAGATTTTGCTCCCTTGTTGGCAGGGAGGAATGCGAGGGCTCTATAGGGGTTAGTCCTGTGACAGACTGCTTCAACACTTTTTAACATTGTGTCCAATAcacttttttggattttaattttattggttttatcTTCTCCTAGCTGAAACTACTAGCCAAGTCACGTTATTCTCTGGCAAGGTTCAAAGGGGAGCAGATTGTTATCCTATCACAGGTAAGTTTTATACTTCTCGTCAATTGAAATCCTTTCAGCAACTTTATGTGATGTTACTATCTAGCAACTTTATGTGATGTTACTATCTTGTGTGCTTTAATTACAGTGACAAGTTTTCTGCATGTattaaatctttgtttttctgATGGAGGATCATATCTCATTGCCTAGATTCTTTGTTATATATCGAACAATTTAACATCCTGGTATGTCACTGCCTTGATCATTTTCTTTCTACTGACAGGTCTTAGCAAATGAAGTCAACTTTGGATACGAGGATATGAGCAATCAGCAGGCAAGTTATCTATAACCACTAACAACTTTTAGTCGCATCTGCTTGCCAATTTATTTGCATATACTAAGAACAATAAACACTTGCAGGTTTTGAAGTTCAATggaactcaaataaaaaacattcatcACCTAGCACACCTTGTCGATTGTAAGTGGCACTGCCCCTTCTCTGTTTTCTGTTCCCCGTTCCTTTTCACCTCTGTTCTCATGGTTTTGTGGTTTGATCAGCATGCAAGAACAGATATTTAGTTTTTGAGTTTGAAGACAATTACCTTGTTGTGCTGGAGAGGGAAGCAGCGAGTGCTTGTTCATCCCACATTCTCAAAGATTATGGAATTCCATCTGAACGATCTTCTGATCTATCAGAGCCATATGTGGATTCATTAGAAGACAACCAGGCAGTAGATCAGGATTTTGGCAATAGCACGGTTACAAATCTGGAAGTTGGCTTTGATGGACTCCTCTGGACATAATACCAAGTGTCGGGAGATCATTCTGAGCTTTATCATGACAATCAACAGTTGGAGAGTGTGGTTATAACCTCAACTCAATGCCACCAAATTGATAAATGCCATGCTTCTGCCCATTTTCAAGGCCATTACACGATCTCCCTTTTTTTCTGGTACGGAATTACCCGATCATggtctctctctccttttcaatttttgcttcatttttGTTTGGTTGCCTGGGCTTATACGGATAGATTTTAACCATTCTGCATGTTAATTATAACAATTAGGCAGAGCGTAATTTTTTACTGTGGGGCTCACCGTCTCTCGTCAGCCTTGAAATTATTTGTTGTaatgatttgaaataataatgtaaaactaaattatttatgaatccATTTGATTCGGAATAAAACATATCTAGGTTGCTTTTCGCATCACTCAAAATTTCAACATATTTTGTGGCACTGCCTATTTAGGAAGAGAAGGTTTGGGAAATTGTCTGTTCTGGGCATGGTTTGATAGGCCTTGGATTGACAAAACCAGTAGGTCTCCAATCTCCATTGCTCTGAAAATAGTAAATTTATACAGAATagcttatttaaaaaatgaaaagcacGAGTAATATGTTCATGGCTACTCAAGCAACTAAACCTTCCACGCACCTTCAAAACCACCCTTTTCGAACGAAGTTAATTATGCAATTGCAAACGACACACCACCCGCGTATACAATCTCACAGGAGGGACTGGATAATATTTCATGATTTgacataatattataattatagttataaCAAGATTTGGGGAAAAGGAACAAGAATGAACagctggtgtttttttttcaattttttttcctcttgcatccttgttaaattgatttcttattatttgttataggaaaacacaattaaaagatatataatcAAAGTGTAAAAGAAGGTAAATTGACATGTCCAACCTAaaataagcaaaacaaaattctttttgatctccctattttcACTTTCCTTCTATTACCCTCTTAGTTTTTGGAAGTTGcattttgatccaaaactttgtttttatttttcttagtttttggtttgaaaagagagaaaaactcACTGGATTTGAGTGTTTTCTagtcttcatttgatttttttgtcattttttaaaaaataatttgagttcATAAATGAGTTTGTTTGGGCTTTTTCGGAgttttcagttaaaaaataattgaaaaatgaattttaagataaaaaaatatctctcttGATTTTCTGGTCGCCTTTATTGGTTATTGGTAACGTGTTATTtgtctgttttttaaaaaaatatcaggttTATGACatgtttaatatataaaaaaaaaattagacgtgcagaatttgaaataaaaagaataagaattaaagttaaaatattatatatatatatatatatatatatatataaacaacctatgtttttttagaataagGGGAGGTCGACCAACAACAAACTAACTCATCAATATTAACAGATGTTATGTCGGGAGGAAAAGGACGCGACGACACATTCAACAATATAGTAAAAGAGCATTTTATGCTATCAGGAGGTGTTGCACAAATTACCTAAAAAGTATGGGTGTCTTCCACACGCTAATGAttttatagaattaaataatatttaattgatgttaaaaaataaaaatgcattgaTTATCCaggtaataaaaaaactaaaaggaaaagatCAAAatctccaatttaattttttaaattcaatagtATACTTGTCAATTATTatacatgaataaataaaaagacaattatACCTCTTCatgtcaattttataaatttgttcgggataattagatattttaatgtatttaaaaaatataaaatataattgtattgCTGAACAATCTCTTAATAACTAATGctttatactttatataaagataaaaatactaaaaaaaaaaaaaaacaaggcaacTGTCATTTTCCAATTACGGCGAAACAGGACTCGGAGGCGTAGTTAACGGCCAGCAATAATGGAGGAAGAtcctagtgtgtgtgtgtgtgtgtgtgtgtgtgtaggagGTGAGATTTGAGCCATGGTATCCCTGGTTTTTATCTTACCCCTTGATCAAGTAACCACGAAATCACAATACATCTTAAACAGTAGTTTCATGACACCTAGGCTCTCCCGGAACCAATGGTGtaagaattttatttcttgTCGCCAAATGGAAGGATGCATGGTCCGCCGTCCAGTCCCAGCAGACGCCGTATTGATCCAAATTGCAACCACTCTGAAATTACCGAATGTTTAgtcttattaaataaaagttgGAAGGTTGCTGCAATTGAGAGCATAAACTTTAAAATAGTCCAAAAATCATTATGGTGTGGTGATCTGTCAATTTTAATACTGGCCTGTGGCATCATCTGCCACTTTCCTCGGCCTGGCCTGGCCTCGCCTGACCACCATCGCCTTACCATATTTTGCTATGCTATTGCTGGCCCTTAAATAAAGCACggctattttttctttcaaatttactAAAACTAAACTTGATGTCCGTGATTCGTTTGCTGCaggttgaattattttatttatttttatataaaatgacATTTAGGTCtgaaatgagattaaaaaaaaaaattgattatgatAAACTTGTAACTACGCTGATTAGAGTTAATTAGAGTTAAGTCAATCTAGGATATCTCACTAAATTTGAGGCATAAATCATGTGATtagaataacctaataaaaaaataaaaagaattataaagttttttttttaaaaaaatcatattaacttttcaaacacgTAACCCGAATTATTAAACCCGAAGcaccaatttgaaaaaaaatcatgaaattcaattttcaatcaatcatatattgaagaatgtaattgaaaaatcatgaagtttggTTTCCAATCAatcatatattgaaaaatattcaattatacaaaagaattttaaaaaactagaaattaaaagaatgaggatttataaaaattttatttaattgaaaggtaagattgaaaaaaaatctatttggtaaaagaataaaaacacttaaaaagaatgaggatcaaaattaacataaaaaataaaaacaatgttgtaataaaagtgaaattgaaaagaataataacttttataaaagaattgagaaaaaaattagaaaccaaaataatgaagactaaattgaaaaacataataccatcaatttaaattgaaagagaaaattaaaaaccattaaaacttttacaaaagagccaagaaaaaaaaatccaaagaataaggatcacattggagaatataatatttggtaaattgaaattcaaaaatgaaattgaaaataaataaaatttctacaaaaatgtcaagataaaaaattacaaatcaaaaaaataatgactaaAATTGAAATACCAACAACCAAGAGCGTTAAGTTATAATTTTCGGGGGATGAGaaagagaataagaaaaataaatatccacTAACATCAAACCGAACCAACATCGGTGATACACGCCACACAAACAGAAAGAGAGTATGATGACCCTTCCAACAACAAGGCTGAAGGACATTTTTGGACCCTAAGAGGCGCCACACATATCGCTTGAAGGACATGGACACCTCCCACGTAcatgttcttttttgtttttttttttatttagctaaaTATGAAATTGTTCATAAACTAACtttgtaattacaaaaaaaaccattgtgaaaaataaaaaaaacctcttgtctcaaggtttaaaatatttgtttctaagaatattttttatcatttcactgtgcattttaattttttaattttttatatttatacaaatatcaatttgtctctcaatttaaattataataacaaaaaaactattgtaaaaatacaaaaatataccTTGATattaagtttagttttttttatttctaatgatattttaatcatttcgttatacaattaagataaaaatatatatatttgtttttaggcaatttaaaaataataataaacaatgtAAAAAGATTGCAATGTTCTGGAGAGTTAGGTTTAAATTTTTCGAATGGTAAAACAAAGTGATTATTACATTGATACAATAAACAATGTCAATATAGATCTAGAGCCAGggtaatttttcaagaacaattAGGTTTCGTGATTTTACAACGAATTATTATTTAACGTGTAATATATTTCTCCATTTTCATTGAAGTTAATGGTGTGGGAAATGGATGTTAAAGGAAAGAACTTAATTTTGAGCGTGGGATTAGAAAGACACAACACAAGTAAATAATCTAGGAGGActcttcaataaaataataatctggGTGGTGTGGGGTCCATCTCATCTTCCACTCCAGTCGAGTATTCcttataattaaaacaagagACAAATCAAGATCATGGCCAAATCATTAATCTTGCAGTGAAACCAGGAGGCTTCCGCCTGTTTAATCATTGACAAGATATTCCTGTGATGATTCCCTAATTACCCAACTGGGTACGAATCTTTTACGCCATTGAGCAGACTACTGTCTACTTGCCTTCTCCCTCTTCCTTTTTCCTGCTGAAAATGCCTGCCTGTAAACGATTTGCATTTAGTTCCTGTTTGTGGAAGGTCGTTCTAGTCATTGGATATGGACATACGGTGTTGATTATGGCAGGCccagttcaagaaaaaaaatctcttagaACTGAGCAGCGGAATTTCAGGAATTTCTCACGAGTTGACTCTAAAAATCTCTTGTGAGTTAAAAAGAATTTCTCAGACCAGAAAGGGATAAAAGACACCCACCTTTCATGTGATCCAGTTAATTCTTGCACATCAACCTTTGTCCCTTAGCAAAAATGCAGAGCTGTAATGTCAAATGGGGTCCCAATAGCCTTTTGACACCTAGCACACAGTCCCCACCTCACCAGATAGCTTTTGAGCCTTAACCATGGGCGACCCTCCTCACGTTCTCCTATAACAACACCTTTTCTCCCTTTGCCCTCCATTCTCTTCTTTAGACACATTTATTGAAGCTAATAATAGGTGTATTGATTTCGTAATCATTCAATGGCTTCCTTTTGCTCAACATTCCTGGCAATGTCCACTGTCTTTATGGCCCTTTTTTCACCACCAGCTTTGGCATCTCAAATACACGCACGAATCTCTACTATATCAGCAGCACCTGCGTTTTTGCCCGTTGCTCCCTTATCCTCTCCCCCAACTTTATCGCCAGATATCGAACCTTTGCTCCCAACTCCTGGAGCTGGAGCGCCTTCTCCAACTGAGTCATCCCTACCAACCATTCCTTCGAGCCGAAGCCCTCCAAATCCAGGTGACATACTAGCTCCTGGGCCTGcaagattttcaatttcaccatccGGGTCTTTGCCAGCCTCTTCTTCAGTTTCTACAACTTCATCAGGACctttaaatttagctttttttcttggtttgctGGTGTTATGCTCAACGCAGCTTTCTGGTGTGTGAGGTTCTCTTGGTGGCAGCTCAATTATTGTTGGTAGTGGTTCCACTTTCTGTTTTTATGTGTGgacatttcttcttttttatgcgCTAGTGTGTATATTATATGCTTTGTCGAGGTGAGTGAAAGTGTATGGCAATGGCATTAATGTTGTTAGGCTGCATATTCTATTTTTCCATTTACTTAATATCCTTTTCACCTTATAAAACTAAAGATTAAGgatgatttgattgaataacaTTACGATAACTTTCCTAAAATTGTGAAACAGTatacaataaaataagattagagCAATGCCATAATGAACACAACACTATAGTAATTTTCCTAGGTTGACTTCGAGGGTAATTATGCACCTGATATTACAACCTATTCTAGATAGATATAAACTGTGTTTACAAACTACGCTACTTACCGTCGAAAATCCACATCTAGAGAGCTAGGACACTACTCTGAGACTTTGAAGATCCATTAAAAAGCTTCCCACGAAATACATCCTTCAGCTTCTCGAAGGTGAAATGGCTTCTGTTTTGGTTAGCTACGTACTTCCTCAGCTTCACATTCTCTAGCTTCAACACTTCAACTGCGAAACTGAGCTGTCTTATTACTTCCCTCTTCTCTTCATCTTTCTGCAAAAGATGCTCCTTGTAAATCCTGTTCTCTTCTCCGAGAACTTCTATTTCTTCCCTCATCCTCACCACTTCAACATCGTAGAAAACACTTGAAAATTCAACTTCTTTGATTCCTTCATTGACttgagtttctttcttttcttccctctTCTCTTCAAGTTTCTGCAAAGGATGATCCTTATTAACTGTCCTCTCTCGCCTAAGCCTTTCTATTTCTTCCCTCAACTTCATCATTTCAGCATTGTACACAACCCTTGAAATTTCAGCTTCTCTTATTCCTTCTTGGActtgaatttctttcttttgttctctCCCCTCTGCGTCTTTCTGCAAAAGATAGTCCCTGTAAATCCTCTTCTGTTCCTCGAGCCTTTCTATTTCTTCCTTCAACTTCGTCACTTCAGCATTGTACCTGATGCAAACTTCAACATGTTTCATTCCATCATCAACAAGGGTTTCTTTCTTTGCTTCAGGAGtctcaatttcttccaattCTTCACCAACTTGAATTTGATCTTGCTCAAGGTCATCTACTTCAGAGTCAGCAGAGTCCTCAACGTGGGTTTCTTCCTTTCCTTCAGGAGtctcaatttcttccaattCTTCAACAACTTGAATTTCATCTTGTTCAGGGTCATCTACTTCAGACCCAGCAGAGTCCTCAGAGTCACAGATCTCGGAGTGGCTATCATAGGTTTGATCTGTCTTCACGCTCATTAACTTCTCCGGTCGGTGCTTGGTTGAAAATGGTGACCCAAATGTTGCCAGGAGGCGGTTTCCAGAGTCAGACTTAAGTTGATCATATCGCTCGGCTAACAAGCGATGTGCCTTATAAAAATCTTCAACCATGCTAATTAGCTCTGGCCGTTTCTTGTAATACATCTCTGCACGTTGAGCAAAAGAATCTGCATCCGCTTCTATCAGTTTCAGCATTGACTTTGTCTTCCTGTCTAGCTCTGCCAAAGCAGATAAAAGATCTTTAATACCATAAATTTACCATCTCATCAGAAGTACAAATTAAGACACTATTAATTAAGGCAATATCTAGTAAATTAATAAATCTCAAACACTGGCAAATTGTAAAAGATCCAATCCCGGGATGCTCAAAGGCAAAATGCCTAATCCTAGGTATTTATTAACACAAAATGTTGCATTGCAAGAGATCAAGAACTCGGAAAGAGTAGGGCCCTGAGCAGTCACCAACCAACTTATCACAGAGAATTGCAACTAGTAATTACTTTAACTAGCTAGTTAAGCTCAACTCGATGTAGTGCCATTAAAATCTCAGGTGGGTTtagaagtaaagaaaaagaaaagggggcaTTGATGAGTTATGACGGGGGCCTATGCAGGAAAAGGAAAatagagaaaacaagaaaagagagTCTATGGCCCTACCTActttccaaaaaattttaagaatctGCGATTTGTGCTTCATAAAGATCGCTTTACTTCAACAAATAATCAACTGATAATCATTTTTAGAACCTTAAAAATGATGAGCATACTTCTCAAAGCCATTCcctcaaaataaacaaagataATGAGTGTAGTTGGTGGACTTTCAGGCTACGTCCTCTGTATTGAGGGCCATATACCATAATTGATCCACCCAAGCAGTCTCGCTCGGAGACAATTACAAACCCTTAAAACCATCACATCCTGGTTCCTGGACTGTAGACCATTTCTCAAAATCAGTGCCATGAAGATAACACATGATCCATATTAACTCAAAGTTACTCCATATCTATCATAATTCGTTCCCGATACCCATTTTATCCCATCTATCCTATCAGTTTTTAAATGGCTGAGGACCCCTCCAATGTCTGCCcctttttttgctttgaattgtGTTGAATATTCATAACATTATCGATTAATATTCAGCTAGCAAGTGCAGTCTTGgagatatgaaaataaaatctaaaaattcccGCTTCCACTATGTTCACGGGTGAAAAAAAGGCTCCAAAGCAAATGAACTGTCAAGCAAATCAGTAATTCTAAAACTTATAGTATCtctgataactttttttttcggtAGTCCACTCTTTCATACTATCTTAAACCTACAACTAAATACAAACTTTGGCTACCAAAACATGGACCTGATAAATTAGAACTATCCCTT is a window encoding:
- the LOC133681350 gene encoding protein NETWORKED 3C gives rise to the protein MMMNKETSHWWWFDIHHTSSGSPWLQSTLAELDRKTKSMLKLIEADADSFAQRAEMYYKKRPELISMVEDFYKAHRLLAERYDQLKSDSGNRLLATFGSPFSTKHRPEKLMSVKTDQTYDSHSEICDSEDSAGSEVDDPEQDEIQVVEELEEIETPEGKEETHVEDSADSEVDDLEQDQIQVGEELEEIETPEAKKETLVDDGMKHVEVCIRYNAEVTKLKEEIERLEEQKRIYRDYLLQKDAEGREQKKEIQVQEGIREAEISRVVYNAEMMKLREEIERLRRERTVNKDHPLQKLEEKREEKKETQVNEGIKEVEFSSVFYDVEVVRMREEIEVLGEENRIYKEHLLQKDEEKREVIRQLSFAVEVLKLENVKLRKYVANQNRSHFTFEKLKDVFRGKLFNGSSKSQSSVLAL